In a single window of the Acipenser ruthenus chromosome 8, fAciRut3.2 maternal haplotype, whole genome shotgun sequence genome:
- the LOC117406616 gene encoding NF-kappa-B inhibitor zeta-like isoform X2, with protein sequence MIVERFTEHSGDLECGLMTSPMNLGYFYGDSPVSSDQSGSPQSHYSPSSPNSDSESASSWSSAGFYTKPDGATENGQSTRGGGKQQNKAFQGVRVKNPVKELLMNKRSNQVQWNTEGPEEFKELKAILREGKRHASQSVFDAFSYKRVAPFHLLTPPQTPTSIENMDNGQWNEPRSSEANPNILNIIQMVNDSAAQVSLTTVQFNGGNPSQDHQRDQYYESYGGQVSMEPQVSSPPQASDPAQMFPFYSPAQMQEFPYTSPCLASDQSPGYPATQPDMQFNIPSQVGNQEEQQNTMPSIFSSPAPRLDPQIFSAPELPSKCPQIPQEPGGMSFFQWQIEQEDRKLANITQERLISKDSDGDTFLHIAVAQGRRALSYVLARKMASFGMLDVKEHNGQSALQVAVAANQHLIVQDLLSLGAQINTADCWGRTPLHVCAEKGHAQAIQAIQKGVLENGQQLDLEAINYDGMTALHRAVVSHNAGVQELQKTLQPRSPHIQGLLMKNKRLVDCIKTLLQMGATIHAKDRKSGRTAVHIAAEEANLELLQLFLDQPDCLTIVNTKLYNGNTALHIAASLQNRVAQLDAVRLLMRKGADPSTRNLENEQPQNLVPDGPVGEQVRRILKGKAVKSRGSPF encoded by the exons ATGATAGTGGAAAGATTTACCGAACACAGTGGGGACCTCGAATGTGGGTTGATGACAAGCCCCATGAATCTGGGTTATTTCTATGGGGACTCTCCCGTGTCGAGCGACCAGTCCGGCTCCCCTCAGTCTCACTATTCCCCCAGTTCTCCAAATTCTGACTCGGAATCTGCGAGCAGCTGGAGCTCCGCCGGATTCTACACCAAACCAGACGGAGCCACCGAAAACG GTCAGTCCACAAGGGGTGGGGGAAAGCAACAGAACAAAGCGTTCCAGGGAGTTCGTGTGAAAAACCCAGTGAAGGAGCTCCTGATGAACAAGCGAAGCAACCAG GTGCAGTGGAATACAGAAGGACCTGAGGAGTTTAAAG AGCTGAAAGCGATCCTGCGTGAAGGAAAGAGACATGCATCACAGAGCGTGTTCGATGCTTTCAGTTACAAAAGAGTTGCTCCGTTCCATCTTCTG ACACCCCCACAAACACCCACATCCATTGAGAACATGGACAATGGCCAATGGAACGAACCCAGAAGCTCCGAAGCAAACCCTAACATCCTGAACATCATCCAAATGGTCAATGACAGTGCCGCTCAGGTTTCCCTGACAACAGTGCAGTTTAACGGGGGTAATCCATCACAGGACCACCAGAGAGACCAATATTATGAGTCTTATGGGGGGCAAGTTTCCATGGAGCCACAGGTTAGCAGCCCACCCCAAGCCAGTGATCCGGCCCAGATGTTCCCCTTCTACTCTCCAGCCCAAATGCAAGAGTTCCCCTATACTTCACCATGCCTGGCCAGTGACCAGTCACCTGGTTATCCAGCAACCCAGCCAGATATGCAGTTCAACATTCCAAGCCAGGTTGGGAACCAAGAAGAGCAGCAGAACACCATGCCCAGCATCTTCTCTTCCCCAGCCCCCCGGCTGGACCCTCAGATCTTCTCTGCACCCGAGCTTCCTTCAAAGTGTCCCCAGATTCCGCAGGAGCCCGGAGGCATGTCCTTCTTCCAGTGGCAGATTGAGCAGGAGGACAGGAAGTTGGCCAACATCACCCAGGAGCGTCTTATCTCCAAAGACTCTGATGGTGACAC GTTCCTCCACATTGCCGTGGCCCAAGGAAGACGAGCGCTGTCCTACGTGCTTGCCAGGAAAATGGCTTCGTTTGGCATGTTGGATGTCAAGGAGCACAATGGCCAG aGTGCCCTGCAGGTTGCCGTGGCAGCAAACCAGCACCTGATTGTGCAGGATCTCCTTAGCCTGGGTGCACAGATAAACACAGCTGACTGCTGGGGCAGGACACCACTGCATGTGTGTGCAGAGAAGGGTCACGCACAGGCTATCCAG GCAATTCAGAAGGGAGTCCTTGAAAATGGCCAGCAACTGGATCTGGAGGCCATAAATTATGATG GTATGACAGCGCTGCACCGCGCGGTGGTCTCCCACAATGCTGGGGTGCAGGAGCTCCAGAAAACCCTGCAGCCCCGTTCTCCACACATCCAGGGTCTGCTGATGAAGAACAAGAGGCTGGTGGACTGTATCAAGACTCTGCTTCAGATGGGAGCAACCATTCATGCTAAG GACAGGAAGAGTGGCCGCACAGCAGTGCATATTGCTGCAGAAGAAGCCAACTTGGAACTGCTTCAGCTGTTCTTGGACCAGCCTGACTGCCTCACAATTGTTAATACAAAG CTGTATAATGGAAACACGGCTCTCCACATTGCTGCCAGCCTGCAGAACCGTGTGGCTCAGCTGGACGCGGTGCGCCTGCTCATGAGGAAGGGGGCTGACCCCAGCACGCGGAACCTGGAGAACGAGCAGCCCCAAAACCTGGTGCCGGATGGGCCTGTGGGGGAGCAG GTCCGGCGCATTCTGAAGGGGAAAGCAGTGAAGTCACGCGGCTCTCCTTTCTGA
- the LOC117406616 gene encoding NF-kappa-B inhibitor zeta-like isoform X1, producing the protein MIVERFTEHSGDLECGLMTSPMNLGYFYGDSPVSSDQSGSPQSHYSPSSPNSDSESASSWSSAGFYTKPDGATENGQSTRGGGKQQNKAFQGVRVKNPVKELLMNKRSNQVTQSPRQEHNQITQSPRQEHNQVQWNTEGPEEFKELKAILREGKRHASQSVFDAFSYKRVAPFHLLTPPQTPTSIENMDNGQWNEPRSSEANPNILNIIQMVNDSAAQVSLTTVQFNGGNPSQDHQRDQYYESYGGQVSMEPQVSSPPQASDPAQMFPFYSPAQMQEFPYTSPCLASDQSPGYPATQPDMQFNIPSQVGNQEEQQNTMPSIFSSPAPRLDPQIFSAPELPSKCPQIPQEPGGMSFFQWQIEQEDRKLANITQERLISKDSDGDTFLHIAVAQGRRALSYVLARKMASFGMLDVKEHNGQSALQVAVAANQHLIVQDLLSLGAQINTADCWGRTPLHVCAEKGHAQAIQAIQKGVLENGQQLDLEAINYDGMTALHRAVVSHNAGVQELQKTLQPRSPHIQGLLMKNKRLVDCIKTLLQMGATIHAKDRKSGRTAVHIAAEEANLELLQLFLDQPDCLTIVNTKLYNGNTALHIAASLQNRVAQLDAVRLLMRKGADPSTRNLENEQPQNLVPDGPVGEQVRRILKGKAVKSRGSPF; encoded by the exons ATGATAGTGGAAAGATTTACCGAACACAGTGGGGACCTCGAATGTGGGTTGATGACAAGCCCCATGAATCTGGGTTATTTCTATGGGGACTCTCCCGTGTCGAGCGACCAGTCCGGCTCCCCTCAGTCTCACTATTCCCCCAGTTCTCCAAATTCTGACTCGGAATCTGCGAGCAGCTGGAGCTCCGCCGGATTCTACACCAAACCAGACGGAGCCACCGAAAACG GTCAGTCCACAAGGGGTGGGGGAAAGCAACAGAACAAAGCGTTCCAGGGAGTTCGTGTGAAAAACCCAGTGAAGGAGCTCCTGATGAACAAGCGAAGCAACCAGGTAACGCAGAGCCCTCGGCAGGAACACAACCAGATAACACAGAGCCCTCGGCAGGAACACAACCAG GTGCAGTGGAATACAGAAGGACCTGAGGAGTTTAAAG AGCTGAAAGCGATCCTGCGTGAAGGAAAGAGACATGCATCACAGAGCGTGTTCGATGCTTTCAGTTACAAAAGAGTTGCTCCGTTCCATCTTCTG ACACCCCCACAAACACCCACATCCATTGAGAACATGGACAATGGCCAATGGAACGAACCCAGAAGCTCCGAAGCAAACCCTAACATCCTGAACATCATCCAAATGGTCAATGACAGTGCCGCTCAGGTTTCCCTGACAACAGTGCAGTTTAACGGGGGTAATCCATCACAGGACCACCAGAGAGACCAATATTATGAGTCTTATGGGGGGCAAGTTTCCATGGAGCCACAGGTTAGCAGCCCACCCCAAGCCAGTGATCCGGCCCAGATGTTCCCCTTCTACTCTCCAGCCCAAATGCAAGAGTTCCCCTATACTTCACCATGCCTGGCCAGTGACCAGTCACCTGGTTATCCAGCAACCCAGCCAGATATGCAGTTCAACATTCCAAGCCAGGTTGGGAACCAAGAAGAGCAGCAGAACACCATGCCCAGCATCTTCTCTTCCCCAGCCCCCCGGCTGGACCCTCAGATCTTCTCTGCACCCGAGCTTCCTTCAAAGTGTCCCCAGATTCCGCAGGAGCCCGGAGGCATGTCCTTCTTCCAGTGGCAGATTGAGCAGGAGGACAGGAAGTTGGCCAACATCACCCAGGAGCGTCTTATCTCCAAAGACTCTGATGGTGACAC GTTCCTCCACATTGCCGTGGCCCAAGGAAGACGAGCGCTGTCCTACGTGCTTGCCAGGAAAATGGCTTCGTTTGGCATGTTGGATGTCAAGGAGCACAATGGCCAG aGTGCCCTGCAGGTTGCCGTGGCAGCAAACCAGCACCTGATTGTGCAGGATCTCCTTAGCCTGGGTGCACAGATAAACACAGCTGACTGCTGGGGCAGGACACCACTGCATGTGTGTGCAGAGAAGGGTCACGCACAGGCTATCCAG GCAATTCAGAAGGGAGTCCTTGAAAATGGCCAGCAACTGGATCTGGAGGCCATAAATTATGATG GTATGACAGCGCTGCACCGCGCGGTGGTCTCCCACAATGCTGGGGTGCAGGAGCTCCAGAAAACCCTGCAGCCCCGTTCTCCACACATCCAGGGTCTGCTGATGAAGAACAAGAGGCTGGTGGACTGTATCAAGACTCTGCTTCAGATGGGAGCAACCATTCATGCTAAG GACAGGAAGAGTGGCCGCACAGCAGTGCATATTGCTGCAGAAGAAGCCAACTTGGAACTGCTTCAGCTGTTCTTGGACCAGCCTGACTGCCTCACAATTGTTAATACAAAG CTGTATAATGGAAACACGGCTCTCCACATTGCTGCCAGCCTGCAGAACCGTGTGGCTCAGCTGGACGCGGTGCGCCTGCTCATGAGGAAGGGGGCTGACCCCAGCACGCGGAACCTGGAGAACGAGCAGCCCCAAAACCTGGTGCCGGATGGGCCTGTGGGGGAGCAG GTCCGGCGCATTCTGAAGGGGAAAGCAGTGAAGTCACGCGGCTCTCCTTTCTGA
- the nxpe3 gene encoding NXPE family member 3 isoform X2 translates to MWNKLARCAPLFLFLVLSGFIFLLRNIGSIENLNLKTVSALNQLQYQISTALQPRSPLLGVRNLSQCIYPSQDQSPDEITEEKLLLGSIAWPDSPQRNHPFQRSSSPFSSSFFILNSRIQFTVGEQLEALVRMHDFQGRPKQHGGDFLLARIHSPELKAGAIGKVVDHQNGFYSVYFVLLWAGVLRVSVTLVHPSEAVQVLKRLREERPDRVYFKSTFRSARSFETTECNLCLPSSHRPLCNFTDPHTGEPWFCYKPRMLSCNTRVDHTKGGYLKHLLTGRERLFFQSNINIKVPILALGSDEVTVESLDEAQSKLERRTHHNTVKFSPAGFYYQDAWVSNTGLIQQFNNTSITECLQGKAVHLFGDSTVRQWFEYLTEFLPDLMQINLNSPKNVGPFLAVDSEHNILLKYRCHGPPIRFSKVSTSELRYIANELDDITGGKDVVVAFTIWSHFSTFPVEVYIRRLRHIRRAVLRLRARAPETLVVIRTANAQALDPEYSLYNSDWFSLQLDTVLRHMFRGLDVVLVDAWEMTLAHSLPHALHPPPVIVKNQIDVFLSHVCPVKHK, encoded by the exons ATGTGGAACAAGCTTGCTAGATGTGCACCTCTCTTTCTGTTCCTGGTGCTGTCCGGTTTCATATTCCTGCTGAGAAACATCGGGAGCATAGAA AATCTTAACTTGAAAACAGTCTCTGCACTCAACCAGCTGCAGTACCAAATCAGCACTGCCTTACAGCCCAGAAGCCCACTGCTGGGCGTCAGGAACTTGTCTCAATGCATCTACCCTTCTCAGGACCAGAGTCCAGATGAAATCACAGAGGAGAAACTCCTGCTGGGGTCGATTGCCTGGCCCGACTCCCCCCAGCGGAACCACCCCTTCCAGCGGAGTTCCAGCCCCTTTAGCAGCTCTTTTTTCATCCTCAACTCCCGCATCCAGTTCACAGTGGGCGAGCAGCTGGAGGCGCTGGTCCGCATGCACGACTTCCAGGGCAGGCCCAAGCAGCACGGGGGCGACTTCCTGCTGGCGCGCATCCACTCCCCGGAGCTGAAGGCAGGGGCTATCGGCAAAGTGGTGGACCACCAGAACGGCTTCTACTCAGTGTACTTCGTCCTGCTGTGGGCCGGCGTGCTGCGGGTCTCAGTCACCCTGGTGCACCCCAGCGAGGCCGTGCAGGTGCTGAAGAGGCTGCGCGAGGAGCGGCCCGACCGCGTGTACTTCAAGAGCACCTTCCGCTCCGCACGATCCTTCGAGACCACTGAGTGCAACTTGTGTCTACCCTCCTCCCACCGGCCTCTCTGCAACTTCACCGACCCCCACACTGGCGAGCCCTGGTTCTGCTACAAGCCCAGGATGCTGTCCTGCAACACCCGCGTCGACCACACCAAGGGCGGCTACTTGAAACACCTCCTCACTGGAAGAGAGCGTCTGTTTTTTCAGAG TAACATAAACATCAAAGTGCCCATATTGGCTTTGGGCTCAGATGAAGTGACTGTGGAATCCCTTGATGAAG CTCAGTCTAAACTGGAAAGACGAACGCACCACAATACTGTGAAGTTCTCTCCTGCTGGCTTCTATTACCAAGATGCATGGGTGTCTAATACGGGATTGATTCAGCAGTTCAACAACACCTCCATCACAGAGTGCCTGCAGGGAAAGGCTGTCCACCTCTTCGGGGACTCCACTGTGCGCCAGTGGTTTGAGTACTTGACTGAATTCCTTCCAG ATCTTATGCAGATTAACCTGAACAGCCCCAAAAACGTGGGCCCGTTCTTGGCAGTGGACAGCGAGCACAACATTCTCCTGAAGTACCGCTGCCACGGGCCGCCTATCCGCTTCTCCAAGGTGTCGACCAGTGAGCTGCGCTACATTGCCAACGAGCTGGATGACATCACAGGTGGCAAGGACGTGGTGGTGGCCTTCACCATCTGGTCCCACTTCAGCACCTTCCCCGTTGAGGTGTACATCAGACGGCTGCGCCACATCCGGCGGGCCGTGCTGCGCCTGCGTGCTCGCGCTCCAGAGACTCTGGTGGTCATCAGGACGGCCAACGCGCAGGCCCTGGACCCCGAGTACAGCCTCTACAACAGCGACTGGTTCTCCCTGCAGCTGGACACCGTCCTCCGTCACATGTTCCGGGGGCTGGATGTGGTCCTGGTGGACGCCTGGGAAATGACCTTGGCCCATTCCCTCCCTCACGCCCTCCACCCGCCGCCTGTCATTGTCAAGAACCAAATTGACGTCTTTCTTTCCCACGTCTGCCCCGTAAAGCACAAATAG
- the nxpe3 gene encoding NXPE family member 3 isoform X1: protein MWNKLARCAPLFLFLVLSGFIFLLRNIGSIENLNLKTVSALNQLQYQISTALQPRSPLLGVRNLSQCIYPSQDQSPDEITEEKLLLGSIAWPDSPQRNHPFQRSSSPFSSSFFILNSRIQFTVGEQLEALVRMHDFQGRPKQHGGDFLLARIHSPELKAGAIGKVVDHQNGFYSVYFVLLWAGVLRVSVTLVHPSEAVQVLKRLREERPDRVYFKSTFRSARSFETTECNLCLPSSHRPLCNFTDPHTGEPWFCYKPRMLSCNTRVDHTKGGYLKHLLTGRERLFFQSNINIKVPILALGSDEVTVESLDEGKYTAQSKLERRTHHNTVKFSPAGFYYQDAWVSNTGLIQQFNNTSITECLQGKAVHLFGDSTVRQWFEYLTEFLPDLMQINLNSPKNVGPFLAVDSEHNILLKYRCHGPPIRFSKVSTSELRYIANELDDITGGKDVVVAFTIWSHFSTFPVEVYIRRLRHIRRAVLRLRARAPETLVVIRTANAQALDPEYSLYNSDWFSLQLDTVLRHMFRGLDVVLVDAWEMTLAHSLPHALHPPPVIVKNQIDVFLSHVCPVKHK from the exons ATGTGGAACAAGCTTGCTAGATGTGCACCTCTCTTTCTGTTCCTGGTGCTGTCCGGTTTCATATTCCTGCTGAGAAACATCGGGAGCATAGAA AATCTTAACTTGAAAACAGTCTCTGCACTCAACCAGCTGCAGTACCAAATCAGCACTGCCTTACAGCCCAGAAGCCCACTGCTGGGCGTCAGGAACTTGTCTCAATGCATCTACCCTTCTCAGGACCAGAGTCCAGATGAAATCACAGAGGAGAAACTCCTGCTGGGGTCGATTGCCTGGCCCGACTCCCCCCAGCGGAACCACCCCTTCCAGCGGAGTTCCAGCCCCTTTAGCAGCTCTTTTTTCATCCTCAACTCCCGCATCCAGTTCACAGTGGGCGAGCAGCTGGAGGCGCTGGTCCGCATGCACGACTTCCAGGGCAGGCCCAAGCAGCACGGGGGCGACTTCCTGCTGGCGCGCATCCACTCCCCGGAGCTGAAGGCAGGGGCTATCGGCAAAGTGGTGGACCACCAGAACGGCTTCTACTCAGTGTACTTCGTCCTGCTGTGGGCCGGCGTGCTGCGGGTCTCAGTCACCCTGGTGCACCCCAGCGAGGCCGTGCAGGTGCTGAAGAGGCTGCGCGAGGAGCGGCCCGACCGCGTGTACTTCAAGAGCACCTTCCGCTCCGCACGATCCTTCGAGACCACTGAGTGCAACTTGTGTCTACCCTCCTCCCACCGGCCTCTCTGCAACTTCACCGACCCCCACACTGGCGAGCCCTGGTTCTGCTACAAGCCCAGGATGCTGTCCTGCAACACCCGCGTCGACCACACCAAGGGCGGCTACTTGAAACACCTCCTCACTGGAAGAGAGCGTCTGTTTTTTCAGAG TAACATAAACATCAAAGTGCCCATATTGGCTTTGGGCTCAGATGAAGTGACTGTGGAATCCCTTGATGAAGGTAAATATACAG CTCAGTCTAAACTGGAAAGACGAACGCACCACAATACTGTGAAGTTCTCTCCTGCTGGCTTCTATTACCAAGATGCATGGGTGTCTAATACGGGATTGATTCAGCAGTTCAACAACACCTCCATCACAGAGTGCCTGCAGGGAAAGGCTGTCCACCTCTTCGGGGACTCCACTGTGCGCCAGTGGTTTGAGTACTTGACTGAATTCCTTCCAG ATCTTATGCAGATTAACCTGAACAGCCCCAAAAACGTGGGCCCGTTCTTGGCAGTGGACAGCGAGCACAACATTCTCCTGAAGTACCGCTGCCACGGGCCGCCTATCCGCTTCTCCAAGGTGTCGACCAGTGAGCTGCGCTACATTGCCAACGAGCTGGATGACATCACAGGTGGCAAGGACGTGGTGGTGGCCTTCACCATCTGGTCCCACTTCAGCACCTTCCCCGTTGAGGTGTACATCAGACGGCTGCGCCACATCCGGCGGGCCGTGCTGCGCCTGCGTGCTCGCGCTCCAGAGACTCTGGTGGTCATCAGGACGGCCAACGCGCAGGCCCTGGACCCCGAGTACAGCCTCTACAACAGCGACTGGTTCTCCCTGCAGCTGGACACCGTCCTCCGTCACATGTTCCGGGGGCTGGATGTGGTCCTGGTGGACGCCTGGGAAATGACCTTGGCCCATTCCCTCCCTCACGCCCTCCACCCGCCGCCTGTCATTGTCAAGAACCAAATTGACGTCTTTCTTTCCCACGTCTGCCCCGTAAAGCACAAATAG
- the LOC117406616 gene encoding NF-kappa-B inhibitor zeta-like isoform X3, which yields MNKRSNQVTQSPRQEHNQITQSPRQEHNQVQWNTEGPEEFKELKAILREGKRHASQSVFDAFSYKRVAPFHLLTPPQTPTSIENMDNGQWNEPRSSEANPNILNIIQMVNDSAAQVSLTTVQFNGGNPSQDHQRDQYYESYGGQVSMEPQVSSPPQASDPAQMFPFYSPAQMQEFPYTSPCLASDQSPGYPATQPDMQFNIPSQVGNQEEQQNTMPSIFSSPAPRLDPQIFSAPELPSKCPQIPQEPGGMSFFQWQIEQEDRKLANITQERLISKDSDGDTFLHIAVAQGRRALSYVLARKMASFGMLDVKEHNGQSALQVAVAANQHLIVQDLLSLGAQINTADCWGRTPLHVCAEKGHAQAIQAIQKGVLENGQQLDLEAINYDGMTALHRAVVSHNAGVQELQKTLQPRSPHIQGLLMKNKRLVDCIKTLLQMGATIHAKDRKSGRTAVHIAAEEANLELLQLFLDQPDCLTIVNTKLYNGNTALHIAASLQNRVAQLDAVRLLMRKGADPSTRNLENEQPQNLVPDGPVGEQVRRILKGKAVKSRGSPF from the exons ATGAACAAGCGAAGCAACCAGGTAACGCAGAGCCCTCGGCAGGAACACAACCAGATAACACAGAGCCCTCGGCAGGAACACAACCAG GTGCAGTGGAATACAGAAGGACCTGAGGAGTTTAAAG AGCTGAAAGCGATCCTGCGTGAAGGAAAGAGACATGCATCACAGAGCGTGTTCGATGCTTTCAGTTACAAAAGAGTTGCTCCGTTCCATCTTCTG ACACCCCCACAAACACCCACATCCATTGAGAACATGGACAATGGCCAATGGAACGAACCCAGAAGCTCCGAAGCAAACCCTAACATCCTGAACATCATCCAAATGGTCAATGACAGTGCCGCTCAGGTTTCCCTGACAACAGTGCAGTTTAACGGGGGTAATCCATCACAGGACCACCAGAGAGACCAATATTATGAGTCTTATGGGGGGCAAGTTTCCATGGAGCCACAGGTTAGCAGCCCACCCCAAGCCAGTGATCCGGCCCAGATGTTCCCCTTCTACTCTCCAGCCCAAATGCAAGAGTTCCCCTATACTTCACCATGCCTGGCCAGTGACCAGTCACCTGGTTATCCAGCAACCCAGCCAGATATGCAGTTCAACATTCCAAGCCAGGTTGGGAACCAAGAAGAGCAGCAGAACACCATGCCCAGCATCTTCTCTTCCCCAGCCCCCCGGCTGGACCCTCAGATCTTCTCTGCACCCGAGCTTCCTTCAAAGTGTCCCCAGATTCCGCAGGAGCCCGGAGGCATGTCCTTCTTCCAGTGGCAGATTGAGCAGGAGGACAGGAAGTTGGCCAACATCACCCAGGAGCGTCTTATCTCCAAAGACTCTGATGGTGACAC GTTCCTCCACATTGCCGTGGCCCAAGGAAGACGAGCGCTGTCCTACGTGCTTGCCAGGAAAATGGCTTCGTTTGGCATGTTGGATGTCAAGGAGCACAATGGCCAG aGTGCCCTGCAGGTTGCCGTGGCAGCAAACCAGCACCTGATTGTGCAGGATCTCCTTAGCCTGGGTGCACAGATAAACACAGCTGACTGCTGGGGCAGGACACCACTGCATGTGTGTGCAGAGAAGGGTCACGCACAGGCTATCCAG GCAATTCAGAAGGGAGTCCTTGAAAATGGCCAGCAACTGGATCTGGAGGCCATAAATTATGATG GTATGACAGCGCTGCACCGCGCGGTGGTCTCCCACAATGCTGGGGTGCAGGAGCTCCAGAAAACCCTGCAGCCCCGTTCTCCACACATCCAGGGTCTGCTGATGAAGAACAAGAGGCTGGTGGACTGTATCAAGACTCTGCTTCAGATGGGAGCAACCATTCATGCTAAG GACAGGAAGAGTGGCCGCACAGCAGTGCATATTGCTGCAGAAGAAGCCAACTTGGAACTGCTTCAGCTGTTCTTGGACCAGCCTGACTGCCTCACAATTGTTAATACAAAG CTGTATAATGGAAACACGGCTCTCCACATTGCTGCCAGCCTGCAGAACCGTGTGGCTCAGCTGGACGCGGTGCGCCTGCTCATGAGGAAGGGGGCTGACCCCAGCACGCGGAACCTGGAGAACGAGCAGCCCCAAAACCTGGTGCCGGATGGGCCTGTGGGGGAGCAG GTCCGGCGCATTCTGAAGGGGAAAGCAGTGAAGTCACGCGGCTCTCCTTTCTGA
- the LOC117406616 gene encoding NF-kappa-B inhibitor zeta-like isoform X4, with product MNKRSNQVQWNTEGPEEFKELKAILREGKRHASQSVFDAFSYKRVAPFHLLTPPQTPTSIENMDNGQWNEPRSSEANPNILNIIQMVNDSAAQVSLTTVQFNGGNPSQDHQRDQYYESYGGQVSMEPQVSSPPQASDPAQMFPFYSPAQMQEFPYTSPCLASDQSPGYPATQPDMQFNIPSQVGNQEEQQNTMPSIFSSPAPRLDPQIFSAPELPSKCPQIPQEPGGMSFFQWQIEQEDRKLANITQERLISKDSDGDTFLHIAVAQGRRALSYVLARKMASFGMLDVKEHNGQSALQVAVAANQHLIVQDLLSLGAQINTADCWGRTPLHVCAEKGHAQAIQAIQKGVLENGQQLDLEAINYDGMTALHRAVVSHNAGVQELQKTLQPRSPHIQGLLMKNKRLVDCIKTLLQMGATIHAKDRKSGRTAVHIAAEEANLELLQLFLDQPDCLTIVNTKLYNGNTALHIAASLQNRVAQLDAVRLLMRKGADPSTRNLENEQPQNLVPDGPVGEQVRRILKGKAVKSRGSPF from the exons ATGAACAAGCGAAGCAACCAG GTGCAGTGGAATACAGAAGGACCTGAGGAGTTTAAAG AGCTGAAAGCGATCCTGCGTGAAGGAAAGAGACATGCATCACAGAGCGTGTTCGATGCTTTCAGTTACAAAAGAGTTGCTCCGTTCCATCTTCTG ACACCCCCACAAACACCCACATCCATTGAGAACATGGACAATGGCCAATGGAACGAACCCAGAAGCTCCGAAGCAAACCCTAACATCCTGAACATCATCCAAATGGTCAATGACAGTGCCGCTCAGGTTTCCCTGACAACAGTGCAGTTTAACGGGGGTAATCCATCACAGGACCACCAGAGAGACCAATATTATGAGTCTTATGGGGGGCAAGTTTCCATGGAGCCACAGGTTAGCAGCCCACCCCAAGCCAGTGATCCGGCCCAGATGTTCCCCTTCTACTCTCCAGCCCAAATGCAAGAGTTCCCCTATACTTCACCATGCCTGGCCAGTGACCAGTCACCTGGTTATCCAGCAACCCAGCCAGATATGCAGTTCAACATTCCAAGCCAGGTTGGGAACCAAGAAGAGCAGCAGAACACCATGCCCAGCATCTTCTCTTCCCCAGCCCCCCGGCTGGACCCTCAGATCTTCTCTGCACCCGAGCTTCCTTCAAAGTGTCCCCAGATTCCGCAGGAGCCCGGAGGCATGTCCTTCTTCCAGTGGCAGATTGAGCAGGAGGACAGGAAGTTGGCCAACATCACCCAGGAGCGTCTTATCTCCAAAGACTCTGATGGTGACAC GTTCCTCCACATTGCCGTGGCCCAAGGAAGACGAGCGCTGTCCTACGTGCTTGCCAGGAAAATGGCTTCGTTTGGCATGTTGGATGTCAAGGAGCACAATGGCCAG aGTGCCCTGCAGGTTGCCGTGGCAGCAAACCAGCACCTGATTGTGCAGGATCTCCTTAGCCTGGGTGCACAGATAAACACAGCTGACTGCTGGGGCAGGACACCACTGCATGTGTGTGCAGAGAAGGGTCACGCACAGGCTATCCAG GCAATTCAGAAGGGAGTCCTTGAAAATGGCCAGCAACTGGATCTGGAGGCCATAAATTATGATG GTATGACAGCGCTGCACCGCGCGGTGGTCTCCCACAATGCTGGGGTGCAGGAGCTCCAGAAAACCCTGCAGCCCCGTTCTCCACACATCCAGGGTCTGCTGATGAAGAACAAGAGGCTGGTGGACTGTATCAAGACTCTGCTTCAGATGGGAGCAACCATTCATGCTAAG GACAGGAAGAGTGGCCGCACAGCAGTGCATATTGCTGCAGAAGAAGCCAACTTGGAACTGCTTCAGCTGTTCTTGGACCAGCCTGACTGCCTCACAATTGTTAATACAAAG CTGTATAATGGAAACACGGCTCTCCACATTGCTGCCAGCCTGCAGAACCGTGTGGCTCAGCTGGACGCGGTGCGCCTGCTCATGAGGAAGGGGGCTGACCCCAGCACGCGGAACCTGGAGAACGAGCAGCCCCAAAACCTGGTGCCGGATGGGCCTGTGGGGGAGCAG GTCCGGCGCATTCTGAAGGGGAAAGCAGTGAAGTCACGCGGCTCTCCTTTCTGA